The following coding sequences are from one Pseudomonas mendocina window:
- the treZ gene encoding malto-oligosyltrehalose trehalohydrolase produces the protein MYSHGARPMADGRVRFALWAPSCRRVELELQDGRRYPMDQQADGWFVTLLECPSDSGYRYVVDGQRAVPDPASRHQVDDVHGFSQVLDHAAYSWQQHDWNGRPWHETVLYELHVGLFGGYQQVIEHLPHLADLGVTALQLMPLNTFAGTRNWGYDGVLPFAPANAYGTPDELKQLIDSAHGCGLMVFVDVVYNHFGPDGNYLGLYARQFFCEERVTPWGAAIDFGQPQVRDFFCENALMWLLDYRVDGLRLDAVHAIDDDEFLRELASRVRSAIPQRRQVHLVLENEHNAAHLLRDGFDAQWNDDGHNTLHALLTFENESYYADYAQAPTRKLATCLEQGFVYQGQDNRHGQPRGEPSADLPPHAFVLFLQNHDQVGNRAFGERLTLLADNDALKAATVLLLLCPMVPLLFMGEEWGSKRPFLFFTDYHDELANAVREGRRNEFADFSQFAAAHSREAIADPNALATFQRSQPDLAPALEPEQREWLAFYRGLLQVRHSRLLPGLQHALSLGAQVLGDGAVLARWRLGHGPALNIAINLGTSAVSLPLPAAYGERLYTLRIDDADLRQERLPARSALVTLEPAQ, from the coding sequence ATGTACAGCCATGGCGCTCGGCCCATGGCCGATGGCCGCGTGCGCTTCGCCCTGTGGGCACCCAGTTGTCGACGTGTGGAGCTGGAGTTGCAGGACGGCAGACGATATCCGATGGATCAACAGGCGGATGGCTGGTTCGTGACCTTGCTCGAGTGCCCGAGCGACAGTGGCTATCGCTATGTGGTCGACGGCCAGCGAGCGGTGCCGGATCCGGCTTCGCGGCACCAGGTCGATGACGTGCACGGCTTCAGCCAGGTTCTCGATCATGCGGCTTATTCCTGGCAGCAGCATGACTGGAACGGTCGCCCCTGGCACGAGACGGTACTGTATGAGCTGCATGTGGGCCTGTTCGGCGGATATCAACAGGTCATCGAGCACCTGCCGCATCTGGCCGACCTGGGCGTCACTGCCCTGCAACTGATGCCACTGAACACCTTCGCCGGTACGCGCAACTGGGGCTATGACGGCGTATTACCGTTCGCACCGGCCAATGCCTACGGCACGCCCGACGAACTCAAGCAGTTGATCGACAGCGCTCACGGTTGTGGGCTGATGGTATTCGTCGACGTGGTCTACAACCACTTCGGCCCGGACGGCAATTATCTGGGGCTGTATGCGCGGCAGTTCTTCTGCGAAGAGCGCGTCACGCCCTGGGGCGCGGCCATCGACTTCGGCCAGCCACAGGTGCGCGACTTCTTCTGCGAGAACGCGCTGATGTGGCTGCTGGACTACCGTGTAGACGGGCTGCGACTGGATGCCGTGCACGCCATCGACGATGACGAATTCCTCAGGGAGCTGGCCTCGCGGGTGCGCTCAGCGATACCGCAACGACGCCAGGTGCATCTGGTGCTGGAAAACGAGCATAACGCCGCGCACCTGCTGCGTGATGGCTTTGACGCGCAGTGGAACGACGACGGCCACAACACCCTGCATGCACTGCTCACCTTCGAGAACGAAAGCTACTACGCCGATTACGCCCAGGCCCCGACACGCAAGCTGGCCACCTGCCTGGAGCAGGGCTTCGTCTACCAGGGCCAGGACAATCGCCATGGCCAGCCACGCGGCGAACCCAGTGCCGATCTGCCGCCACATGCCTTCGTGCTGTTCCTGCAGAACCATGACCAGGTGGGTAACCGCGCCTTTGGCGAACGCCTGACGCTGCTGGCTGACAACGATGCACTGAAGGCGGCCACCGTGCTCTTGCTGCTGTGCCCGATGGTGCCGCTGTTGTTCATGGGAGAGGAATGGGGCAGCAAACGGCCATTTCTGTTCTTCACCGATTACCACGACGAGCTGGCCAATGCCGTGCGTGAGGGGCGGCGCAACGAGTTTGCCGATTTTTCGCAGTTCGCCGCGGCGCACAGCCGCGAGGCCATCGCCGACCCCAACGCGCTGGCCACCTTTCAGCGTTCCCAGCCGGATCTGGCTCCCGCACTGGAGCCTGAGCAGCGGGAATGGCTGGCCTTCTACCGCGGCCTGTTGCAGGTGCGTCACAGCCGCCTGCTGCCAGGCTTGCAGCACGCACTGAGCCTCGGTGCTCAAGTGCTCGGCGATGGCGCCGTACTGGCGCGCTGGCGGCTGGGACATGGCCCGGCGCTGAACATCGCCATCAACCTGGGCACCAGCGCCGTATCCCTGCCCTTGCCTGCCGCTTACGGCGAGCGGCTGTACACCCTGCGCATCGATGATGCCGATCTGCGCCAGGAGCGATTGCCAGCACGCAGCGCCCTGGTCACCCTGGAGCCTGCACAATGA
- a CDS encoding DUF2934 domain-containing protein yields the protein MSIDEQRIREFAFQIWESEGRPHGQHERHWMMASKLAEAESQAQLSTVPKPRRISKPKTVPLSEAEQPALLKKPRAPRTPKTPKA from the coding sequence ATGAGCATCGATGAACAGCGCATCCGCGAGTTTGCCTTCCAGATCTGGGAGTCCGAGGGGCGCCCCCATGGCCAGCATGAGCGGCACTGGATGATGGCCAGCAAACTGGCCGAGGCCGAGTCGCAAGCCCAACTCTCGACCGTACCCAAGCCGCGGCGTATCAGTAAACCCAAGACAGTACCGTTGAGCGAAGCCGAGCAACCGGCGCTGCTGAAAAAACCACGTGCACCGCGCACGCCTAAAACGCCAAAAGCCTGA
- the malQ gene encoding 4-alpha-glucanotransferase → MSDRLLAELAEAADLCIDWIDAHGRPQQVSPEAQRSLLEALGYPAQSPEQLRASLAAVGHSRHVPGEANLLFQDQGQPLALTLYPADSLYRLTDEQGNVSEGRLDSDGRLPAQQRTGYHQLEIRDTQHTLAVAPAACLSVQQLCDKPRIWGLSAQLYGLRRTGDGGLGDTLAVADLARHAANHGADALALSPVHAQFSADVQCYGPYSPSSRLFFNTLYAAPVTLLGSERLQRAVHSAGLQDEMARLETLELIDWPAVATSRQRLLRQLYEDFCQAPGDLLERFEAFRTAGGEALQQHCCFEAIHGQRLREGAGGDWRTWPEALRNPIQGAVTRFAVEHTEELRFHAFCQWLIAHGLESAQSTASGAGMGIGLIADLAVGADCAGSQAWSRQDELLPSVTVGAPPDILNRLGQNWGVSAFSPHGMRQHGFRAYIEMLQANLAHAGGIRIDHVMGLQRLWVIPQGAEPQHGAYLRYPLDDLLRLLALESHRHRALVIGEDLGTVPDGLREKLAARNILGTRVLLFEQDDIGFVPAARWPCNALATTTTHDLPTIKGWLAGRDLEWRVRAGQRDAELLESDHAERAGERVALRQLLERQGSVSGTSDDACLLACIEHIGRTPSALALLPLEDACALEQQPNLPGPGDVHPNWRRRYPLPVNELLEQPATSQRLASLDRARQEVGDD, encoded by the coding sequence ATGAGTGATCGATTACTGGCCGAGCTGGCTGAGGCCGCTGACCTGTGCATCGACTGGATCGATGCGCACGGCCGCCCGCAACAGGTCAGCCCGGAAGCGCAGCGCAGCCTGCTGGAGGCGCTTGGCTACCCGGCGCAAAGCCCCGAGCAATTGCGCGCCAGCCTGGCCGCAGTGGGACATTCACGCCATGTGCCGGGAGAAGCGAATCTACTGTTTCAGGATCAGGGCCAGCCGCTGGCGCTGACGCTCTACCCAGCTGACAGCCTCTATCGCTTGACCGATGAGCAGGGCAACGTCAGCGAAGGCCGCCTCGACAGCGATGGGCGACTGCCGGCGCAGCAACGGACTGGCTACCACCAGCTGGAAATTCGCGATACCCAGCATACTCTCGCCGTCGCACCAGCGGCCTGTCTGTCGGTTCAGCAGCTGTGCGACAAGCCGCGCATCTGGGGATTGAGCGCTCAGCTCTATGGCCTGCGCCGCACGGGGGATGGCGGACTGGGTGACACATTGGCAGTGGCGGATCTGGCGCGGCACGCCGCCAACCATGGCGCCGATGCGCTTGCCCTGAGCCCGGTGCACGCGCAGTTCAGTGCGGATGTGCAGTGCTATGGCCCCTACTCGCCCTCCAGCCGGTTGTTCTTCAATACGCTGTATGCCGCTCCAGTCACCCTGCTCGGTAGCGAACGCCTGCAGCGCGCGGTTCACAGCGCCGGGCTACAGGACGAAATGGCGCGTCTGGAAACGTTGGAGCTGATCGACTGGCCGGCCGTGGCCACGTCTCGCCAGCGGCTGTTACGCCAGCTGTACGAGGATTTCTGTCAGGCGCCTGGTGATTTGCTGGAACGCTTCGAGGCATTTCGTACTGCCGGTGGCGAGGCCTTGCAGCAGCATTGCTGCTTCGAAGCCATCCATGGTCAACGTCTGCGCGAAGGTGCCGGTGGCGACTGGCGTACCTGGCCAGAGGCACTGCGCAATCCGATCCAGGGCGCCGTGACCCGTTTCGCTGTCGAGCACACCGAGGAGCTGCGCTTTCACGCCTTCTGCCAGTGGTTGATCGCGCACGGCCTGGAATCCGCCCAGTCCACGGCCAGCGGTGCCGGCATGGGCATCGGTTTGATCGCAGACCTGGCGGTGGGCGCCGATTGTGCCGGAAGCCAGGCCTGGTCGCGCCAGGATGAACTGCTGCCCTCGGTCACCGTCGGTGCGCCGCCAGACATTCTCAATCGCCTGGGGCAGAACTGGGGTGTATCGGCCTTCTCACCGCACGGGATGCGCCAGCACGGGTTTCGTGCCTATATCGAAATGCTCCAGGCCAACCTGGCCCACGCCGGCGGCATTCGCATCGACCATGTGATGGGCCTGCAACGTCTGTGGGTCATCCCCCAGGGAGCGGAGCCACAGCACGGCGCCTACCTGCGTTATCCGCTGGACGATCTGTTGCGCCTGCTAGCCCTGGAGTCGCACCGACATCGTGCCCTGGTCATCGGTGAAGACCTCGGCACCGTGCCCGACGGCCTGCGCGAGAAGCTTGCCGCACGCAACATCCTCGGCACCCGGGTACTGCTGTTCGAGCAGGATGACATCGGCTTCGTGCCGGCCGCTCGCTGGCCCTGCAACGCCCTGGCCACCACCACCACCCATGACCTGCCGACGATCAAGGGCTGGCTCGCCGGGCGTGATCTGGAATGGCGCGTCAGGGCCGGACAGCGGGACGCGGAGTTGCTGGAAAGCGATCATGCCGAGCGTGCTGGCGAGCGTGTCGCGCTACGCCAGCTTCTGGAGCGACAAGGCTCGGTGAGCGGCACGAGCGACGATGCCTGTCTGCTGGCCTGCATCGAGCATATCGGCCGTACGCCATCAGCACTGGCCCTGCTGCCGCTGGAGGATGCCTGCGCCCTGGAGCAGCAGCCCAATCTGCCCGGCCCTGGCGATGTGCATCCCAACTGGCGGCGACGCTATCCACTGCCGGTCAACGAGCTGCTGGAACAGCCGGCCACCAGCCAGCGCCTGGCCAGCCTGGATCGTGCGCGTCAGGAGGTCGGCGATGACTGA
- a CDS encoding DUF4142 domain-containing protein, with protein MPPLKPLALLAIAVFAACAVSTLQAARKAGAISTEDFVEQASAKGITEIEIARLALEKARSEAVRGFAQMMIDDHRRANQQLGELAKRKGLDVSDDAELINQAKIMLLKLGSEERFDKAYMNNQVVAHRQAVELFRRGLDVDDEEIAAFAREALPKLEQHLQRAEQLNGELPVD; from the coding sequence ATGCCCCCATTGAAACCACTTGCCCTACTGGCCATCGCCGTTTTCGCGGCCTGCGCGGTGAGCACTCTTCAGGCCGCCCGCAAGGCCGGTGCGATCAGCACCGAGGATTTCGTGGAACAGGCATCGGCCAAAGGCATCACCGAGATCGAGATTGCCAGGCTGGCTCTGGAAAAAGCCCGCAGTGAAGCCGTCAGGGGCTTCGCACAGATGATGATCGATGACCATCGGCGGGCGAATCAGCAACTGGGCGAGTTGGCCAAGCGTAAAGGCCTCGATGTGTCGGACGATGCCGAGCTGATCAATCAGGCCAAGATCATGCTGCTCAAGCTTGGTAGTGAGGAGCGCTTCGACAAGGCTTACATGAACAACCAGGTGGTAGCTCACCGACAGGCTGTCGAGTTGTTCCGCCGCGGGCTGGATGTCGATGATGAGGAGATCGCTGCCTTCGCCCGTGAAGCCCTGCCCAAGCTGGAACAGCATCTGCAGCGTGCCGAACAGCTCAATGGCGAGCTGCCCGTGGACTGA
- the glgA gene encoding glycogen synthase GlgA, translated as MASAATSARIHEYPSPTAAAQPPTQMKTQPLQRKRVLFVTSEFADLIKCGGLGDVSAALPRALSEKHDIRILIPGYRQVVESGRPIRVVGQVPGLAALPPCQIGRMDLADGLIVYVLLNPVLYERDGSPYVDSQGLDWADNHIRFARLGLAAAEMAMGEAGIQWCPELIHANDWPAAMAPAYMAWRGATAPALLTIHNLAYQGLCDMPCSSELAIPEQACGIDGMEFHGRLSFLKAGIAYAQHVTTVSRSYAREITTAEFGCGLDGMLRGKVQTGQLSGIANGIDESWHPQSDPNLLRGFAAGEWEGKDANAAYVEQWLNLDTDGPLFAVVSRLVQQKGIDLTLDVAEYIVRRGGRIAVIGQGEPALEVAMAELGQRHPSRIGVHIGFNESDARRLYAGSDFLLMPSRFEPCGLSQIYAQRYASLPIARRTGGLADTIEDGVSGFLFDEPQADSYRAAIDRALQVYQHPELLEAMRCHAMQAPLYWQQSVRPYDRLYQRLLAHAGAHREIR; from the coding sequence ATGGCAAGCGCTGCAACCTCCGCCCGTATACACGAATACCCCAGCCCCACGGCGGCCGCCCAGCCACCCACGCAGATGAAGACTCAGCCCTTGCAACGCAAGCGCGTGCTGTTCGTCACGTCCGAATTCGCCGACCTGATCAAATGCGGCGGGTTGGGTGACGTCTCCGCGGCACTGCCGCGTGCACTATCGGAAAAGCACGACATCCGCATATTGATTCCCGGGTATCGCCAGGTCGTGGAAAGCGGCCGGCCCATCCGCGTCGTCGGTCAGGTACCGGGGCTGGCCGCACTACCACCTTGCCAGATTGGCCGAATGGATCTGGCTGATGGGCTGATCGTCTACGTGCTGCTCAACCCGGTGCTGTACGAGCGCGATGGCTCGCCCTATGTCGATAGTCAGGGGCTGGACTGGGCCGACAACCATATCCGTTTCGCCCGCCTTGGCCTGGCCGCCGCCGAAATGGCCATGGGCGAAGCCGGTATCCAGTGGTGTCCTGAACTGATCCACGCCAATGACTGGCCAGCAGCCATGGCACCGGCTTACATGGCCTGGCGCGGGGCCACTGCACCTGCCCTGCTGACCATTCACAATCTGGCTTACCAGGGGCTGTGCGACATGCCGTGCAGCAGCGAGCTGGCAATTCCCGAGCAGGCCTGCGGCATCGATGGCATGGAGTTCCATGGTCGCCTGTCCTTCCTCAAGGCTGGTATCGCTTACGCCCAGCACGTCACCACCGTCAGCCGCAGCTATGCGCGGGAGATCACCACGGCGGAGTTCGGCTGCGGGCTGGATGGCATGCTGCGGGGCAAGGTTCAAACAGGTCAACTCAGCGGTATCGCCAACGGTATCGACGAGAGCTGGCATCCGCAGAGCGATCCCAATCTGTTGCGGGGCTTCGCTGCCGGTGAATGGGAAGGTAAAGATGCCAACGCCGCCTATGTGGAGCAGTGGCTGAATCTGGATACGGATGGCCCGCTTTTCGCGGTGGTATCACGCCTGGTGCAGCAAAAAGGCATCGACCTGACCCTGGATGTCGCCGAGTACATCGTCCGGCGCGGTGGCCGTATCGCAGTGATCGGCCAGGGCGAACCGGCGTTGGAGGTGGCGATGGCCGAGCTGGGCCAGCGCCATCCTAGTCGTATCGGCGTGCATATTGGTTTCAACGAGAGCGATGCGCGACGCCTCTATGCCGGTAGTGACTTTTTGCTCATGCCCTCGCGCTTCGAGCCCTGCGGCCTGAGTCAGATATACGCCCAGCGCTATGCCTCGCTGCCCATCGCGCGGCGCACCGGAGGGCTGGCCGACACCATCGAGGACGGTGTCAGCGGTTTTCTCTTCGATGAACCTCAGGCCGATAGCTATCGCGCGGCCATCGACCGCGCCCTGCAGGTGTACCAGCATCCGGAGTTGCTCGAGGCCATGCGCTGCCATGCCATGCAGGCGCCGCTCTACTGGCAACAGTCGGTACGTCCATACGACCGGCTGTATCAGCGCTTGCTGGCTCATGCCGGGGCTCACAGGGAAATACGCTGA
- a CDS encoding CinA family protein: protein MNSVEQVVNFLIKYKLRLCTAESCTAGLISSLVAEVSGSGKVLECGFVTYSPEAKQHCLGVSPLTIEHFGLTSEEVAQEMALGALKRSGADIALANTGLAEASGDMDGVQCIACAIGLDQHQGIVSETVQFNGERNQVRRDTARYALLQLPYYYERLRRA from the coding sequence ATGAACAGCGTCGAGCAGGTAGTGAATTTTCTGATCAAGTACAAGCTGAGGCTGTGTACCGCGGAGTCCTGCACCGCTGGGCTGATCTCGTCGCTGGTAGCGGAGGTTTCCGGTAGCGGCAAGGTGCTGGAGTGCGGCTTCGTGACTTACTCGCCAGAGGCCAAACAGCATTGCCTCGGCGTCAGCCCGCTGACCATCGAGCACTTCGGCTTGACCAGCGAAGAGGTGGCGCAAGAAATGGCGTTAGGCGCGCTGAAACGCAGTGGCGCCGATATCGCGCTGGCCAATACCGGGCTGGCTGAAGCATCGGGAGATATGGACGGTGTGCAATGCATCGCCTGCGCCATAGGTCTCGATCAGCATCAGGGTATCGTCAGCGAGACGGTGCAGTTCAACGGCGAGCGCAACCAGGTTCGTCGTGACACCGCACGCTATGCACTGCTGCAACTGCCTTACTACTACGAGCGCCTGAGACGGGCCTGA
- a CDS encoding malto-oligosyltrehalose synthase — MTELRSTLRLQLHKDFTLTDAAAQVPYMARLGISHLYASPILTARPGSQHGYDVIDPCQVNPELGGEEALVRLVDTLRAHDMGLILDIVPNHMAVGGDGNPWWLEVLEWGQSSPYAAFFDIQWQSHDPLLSGQLLVPFLRSDYGEALREGTLELRFDAERGRFHAQHFEHRLPLTPPSYDSILRASDNPALRALGQRFARLGRESDSRAEAQRLCAELAIQARKVASLLVNFQGRDEATQKRLHALLERQHYRVASWRTAADDINWRRFFDINELGALRAEHLAVFEQTHAKVFELIERGLVDGLRIDHIDGLANPRAYCSRLRRRISRLRGNAPFPIFVEKILGHGELLPQEWPVDGSTGYEFMNQMSLLQHDPHGELTLSELWQDISGRPTAFDDEVQQARRLVLEGSLAGDLEEVAQRLLHVARHDIATRDLTLGAIRRALRELIVHFPVYRTYAQACGRSQQDRRFFQQALDGARQTLAEADWPLLPHLDDWLGGASLRALPPGRARRLRAQALTRFQQLTSPVAAKAVEDTALYRAGVLLSRYDVGFDAEHFSAPVGRFHQVCRERAAQHPLNLLATATHDHKRGEDCRARLAVLSERAAWYAERVRHWRQLAQALRTSGAAQAPDGGEEGILYQAIIGSWPLGLRPDDMQGLQHYLQRLLGWQRKALREAKLNSAWSAPNEAHEAACAEFLGKLLCEPSGQLLRNELAATVAAIAPAGALNALVQCVLRLTTPGVPDLYQGCEFWDFSLVDPDNRRPVDFSARLSALQSDDTPASKLTSWQDGRIKQWLIQQTLALRAAQPRLFSQGSYHPLGVVGEHAGQVLAFLRRHGDEHLLVIVPRLAAGLLGEHGVPHVPAQRWGDTTVVLPDELRIWQATGLLGPYHAENGQGSVMVAAVLAEFPVNLILLEPRTGAGDGRSS, encoded by the coding sequence ATGACTGAGCTGCGCTCGACCTTGCGCCTGCAGTTGCACAAGGACTTCACCCTCACCGATGCCGCAGCCCAGGTGCCCTACATGGCGCGGTTGGGCATCAGCCATCTGTACGCTTCGCCGATCCTTACCGCGCGGCCAGGCTCGCAACATGGTTACGACGTGATCGACCCCTGCCAGGTCAACCCCGAGCTGGGCGGCGAAGAAGCCCTGGTGCGCTTGGTGGACACCCTGCGCGCGCACGACATGGGGTTGATTCTGGATATCGTGCCCAACCACATGGCCGTTGGCGGCGACGGCAACCCCTGGTGGCTGGAGGTGCTGGAATGGGGCCAGAGCAGCCCCTACGCGGCATTCTTCGATATCCAATGGCAATCGCATGATCCGCTGCTCAGTGGCCAGTTGCTGGTGCCCTTCCTGCGCAGCGACTACGGCGAGGCGTTGCGCGAAGGCACGCTGGAGCTGCGTTTCGATGCCGAGCGCGGGCGCTTCCATGCTCAGCATTTCGAGCATCGCCTGCCACTGACTCCGCCAAGTTACGACAGCATCCTGCGGGCCAGCGATAATCCGGCGCTGCGCGCGCTGGGCCAGCGCTTCGCACGTCTGGGACGGGAGAGCGACAGCCGCGCCGAGGCGCAACGGCTGTGCGCTGAATTGGCGATCCAGGCGAGAAAAGTCGCATCGCTGCTGGTCAATTTTCAGGGCCGTGACGAAGCAACGCAGAAGCGCCTGCATGCCCTGCTCGAGCGTCAGCACTACCGCGTGGCCAGTTGGCGTACCGCGGCCGACGACATCAACTGGCGGCGTTTTTTCGACATCAACGAACTGGGCGCCCTGCGCGCCGAGCACCTGGCGGTGTTCGAGCAGACCCACGCCAAGGTGTTCGAACTGATCGAGCGCGGCCTGGTCGATGGCTTGCGTATCGACCATATCGACGGCCTGGCCAACCCGAGAGCCTATTGCAGCCGCCTGCGCCGACGTATCAGCCGCCTGCGTGGCAATGCGCCCTTCCCCATCTTCGTGGAGAAAATCCTCGGCCACGGCGAACTGCTGCCACAGGAGTGGCCGGTGGATGGCAGCACCGGTTACGAGTTCATGAACCAGATGTCGCTGCTGCAGCACGACCCGCACGGCGAGTTGACGCTCAGCGAACTGTGGCAGGACATCAGTGGCCGGCCCACGGCCTTCGACGACGAGGTACAGCAGGCGCGCCGGCTGGTGCTGGAAGGATCGCTCGCCGGCGATCTGGAGGAAGTCGCCCAGCGCCTGCTGCATGTCGCCCGCCATGACATTGCCACCCGCGACCTCACCCTCGGTGCGATCCGTCGGGCACTGCGCGAGCTGATCGTGCATTTCCCTGTCTATCGCACCTATGCCCAGGCCTGTGGCCGCTCGCAGCAGGATCGCCGCTTCTTCCAGCAGGCGCTCGATGGCGCGCGGCAGACGCTGGCCGAAGCCGACTGGCCGCTGCTGCCGCATCTCGACGACTGGCTGGGTGGCGCCTCCCTGCGAGCGCTGCCGCCGGGGCGGGCACGGCGCCTGCGTGCCCAGGCGCTGACGCGCTTCCAGCAACTGACCTCGCCGGTGGCGGCCAAGGCCGTCGAAGACACTGCCCTGTACCGCGCCGGCGTGCTGCTGTCGCGCTATGACGTCGGTTTCGATGCCGAGCACTTCAGTGCACCGGTCGGGCGCTTTCATCAGGTCTGCCGCGAGCGTGCAGCACAGCATCCGCTCAATCTGCTGGCCACTGCCACTCACGACCATAAGCGTGGTGAAGACTGCCGCGCACGCCTGGCGGTACTCAGCGAGCGCGCGGCCTGGTACGCCGAGCGCGTCAGGCACTGGCGGCAGTTGGCACAGGCGCTGCGCACCAGCGGTGCGGCGCAGGCTCCGGATGGTGGCGAAGAGGGCATCCTCTATCAGGCAATCATTGGCAGTTGGCCGCTCGGGCTACGGCCGGACGACATGCAGGGCCTGCAGCACTATCTGCAGCGCCTGCTTGGCTGGCAACGCAAGGCACTGCGCGAGGCCAAGCTCAACAGCGCCTGGAGCGCGCCGAATGAGGCTCATGAGGCCGCCTGCGCCGAATTTCTCGGCAAGCTGCTGTGCGAGCCCTCCGGGCAACTCTTGCGCAATGAACTGGCTGCTACCGTGGCCGCGATTGCCCCGGCCGGTGCATTGAATGCGCTGGTGCAGTGCGTGCTGCGCCTGACCACACCGGGTGTGCCCGACCTGTACCAAGGCTGCGAGTTCTGGGACTTCAGCCTGGTCGATCCGGACAATCGCCGCCCGGTGGATTTCTCGGCACGCCTGTCCGCCCTGCAAAGCGACGATACGCCGGCCAGCAAACTGACCAGTTGGCAGGACGGGCGCATCAAGCAGTGGCTGATCCAGCAGACATTGGCGCTGCGCGCCGCTCAGCCGCGCTTGTTCAGCCAGGGCAGCTATCACCCGCTTGGCGTGGTCGGCGAGCACGCTGGCCAGGTGCTGGCCTTCCTGCGCCGCCATGGTGATGAGCACCTGCTGGTGATCGTGCCGCGCCTGGCGGCTGGTCTGTTGGGCGAGCACGGCGTACCGCACGTACCCGCACAACGCTGGGGCGACACCACGGTGGTGCTGCCTGATGAACTGCGCATCTGGCAGGCCACCGGCCTGCTCGGGCCCTACCACGCAGAAAACGGCCAGGGCAGCGTGATGGTTGCGGCTGTGCTGGCTGAGTTTCCCGTCAACCTGATTCTTCTTGAGCCCCGTACCGGAGCAGGCGATGGACGCTCCTCGTAG